In Rhinopithecus roxellana isolate Shanxi Qingling chromosome 16, ASM756505v1, whole genome shotgun sequence, a single genomic region encodes these proteins:
- the LCN8 gene encoding epididymal-specific lipocalin-8 isoform X1 yields the protein MEARLPCTILGVLVVLWAQVAAAMVELDRQKIGGFWREVGVASYQSLVLMAPKRVEGLFLTLSGSNLTVKVAYNSSGSCEIERIVGSEIDTTGKFAFPGHREIHVLDTDYEGYAILRVSLMWRGRSFHVLKYFTRSLEDEDRLGFWRFRELTADTGLYLAARPGRCAELLKEELI from the exons ATGGAGGCCAGGCTGCCGTGCACCATCCTGGGTGTCCTCGTGGTGCTCTGGGCGCAGGTGGCAGCAGCCATGGTGGAACTGGACCGGCAGAAG ATTGGAGGATTCTGGCGGGAAGTCGGTGTGGCCTCCTATCAAAGTCTGGTGCTGATGGCCCCAAAGCGGGTGGAGGGCTTGTTCCTCACCTTGAGCGGGAGTAACCTGACCGTGAAGGTCGCATATAACAG CTCAGGAAGCTGTGAGATAGAGAGGATTGTGGGCTCAGAAATAGACACTACGGGAAAATTTGCTTTTCCTG GCCACAGAGAGATCCACGTGCTGGACACCGACTACGAGGGCTATGCCATCCTGCGGGTGTCCCTGATGTGGCGGGGCAGGAGCTTTCACGTCCTCAAGTACTTCA CTCGGAGCCTGGAGGATGAGGACCGGCTGGGGTTCTGGAGGTTTCGGGAGCTGACAGCAGACACTGGTCTCTACCTGGCAGCCCGGCCTG GGCGGTGTGCCGAGCTTCTAAAGGAG GAGCTGATTTAA
- the LCN8 gene encoding epididymal-specific lipocalin-8 isoform X2, translated as MSGAAEALPTVTLVTGTVPLASGALTTHCIGGFWREVGVASYQSLVLMAPKRVEGLFLTLSGSNLTVKVAYNSSGSCEIERIVGSEIDTTGKFAFPGHREIHVLDTDYEGYAILRVSLMWRGRSFHVLKYFTRSLEDEDRLGFWRFRELTADTGLYLAARPGRCAELLKEELI; from the exons ATGTCTGGCGCAGCAGAGGCCCTCCCCACTGTCACTCTGGTCACTGGCACTGTGCCTCTGGCCTCCGGAGCTCTGACTACCCACTGT ATTGGAGGATTCTGGCGGGAAGTCGGTGTGGCCTCCTATCAAAGTCTGGTGCTGATGGCCCCAAAGCGGGTGGAGGGCTTGTTCCTCACCTTGAGCGGGAGTAACCTGACCGTGAAGGTCGCATATAACAG CTCAGGAAGCTGTGAGATAGAGAGGATTGTGGGCTCAGAAATAGACACTACGGGAAAATTTGCTTTTCCTG GCCACAGAGAGATCCACGTGCTGGACACCGACTACGAGGGCTATGCCATCCTGCGGGTGTCCCTGATGTGGCGGGGCAGGAGCTTTCACGTCCTCAAGTACTTCA CTCGGAGCCTGGAGGATGAGGACCGGCTGGGGTTCTGGAGGTTTCGGGAGCTGACAGCAGACACTGGTCTCTACCTGGCAGCCCGGCCTG GGCGGTGTGCCGAGCTTCTAAAGGAG GAGCTGATTTAA
- the LCN15 gene encoding lipocalin-15, with protein sequence MTLFLLGAILTLLWAPTAQAEVLLQPDFNAEKFSGLWYVVSMASDCKVFLGKKDHLSMSTRAVRPTEEGGLHVHMEFPGADGCNQVDAEYLKVGSKGHFRVPALGYLDVRIVDTDYSSFAVLYIYKELEGALSTMVQLYSRTQDVSPQALKAFQDFYPTLGLSDDMMVMLPKSDTCSPESKEAP encoded by the exons ATGACGTTGTTCCTGCTCGGTGCAATCCTGACCCTTCTCTGGGCGCCCACGGCACAGGCTGAGGTTCTGCTGCAGCCTGACTTCAATGCTGAAAAG TTCTCAGGCCTCTGGTATGTGGTCTCCATGGCATCTGACTGCAAGGTCTTCCTGGGCAAGAAAGACCACCTGTCTATGTCCACCAGGGCCGTCAGGCCCACAGAGGAGGGCGGCCTCCACGTCCACATGGAGTTCCCGGG GGCGGACGGCTGTAACCAGGTGGATGCCGAGTACCTGAAGGTGGGCTCCAAGGGACACTTCAGAGTCCCAG CCTTGGGCTACCTGGACGTGCGCATCGTGGACACAGACTACAGCTCCTTCGCAGTGCTTTACATCTACAAGGAGCTGGAGGGGGCcctcagcaccatggtccagctCTACA GCCGGACCCAGGACGTGAGTCCCCAGGCTCTGAAGGCCTTCCAGGACTTCTACCCTACCCTGGGGCTCTCCGATGACATGATGGTCATGCTGCCCAAGTCAG ACACCTGCAGCCCTGAGAGCAAGGAGGCACCCTGA